The following nucleotide sequence is from Rhizobium sp. NZLR1.
TGCGTATACAACGGGAAAGAATGCTTCCGATATCACTTTGGTCATCGATGCAATGGATTTGCTGCACAGCGGGAGGTTCGACGGCTTCTGCCTAGTGTCCTCGGACAGCGATTTCACGCGGCTTGCCGCCCGGATCCGCGAGCAGGGTGTCGATGTATTCGGCTTCGGCGAGCAGAAGACACCGGAAAGTTTTCGCCAGGCCTGCCGGCGGTTCGTCTATACCGAAAATCTGCTTCCTGGCGCGATCAAGGACGAGCAGAATACTGCTTCCACCGACAAGCCGCTGCAGCCGGCAACATCGGCCGTGCCGCTGATCAAGAAGGTGCTGTCCCAGGAGGATAGCGATGACGGCTGGGTCAACCTGGGCACCGTCGGCAAGCAGTTGTTGAACCTGGCGCCGGATTTCGACCCGCGTACATTCGGCTTCCGAAAACTCAGCGATCTTATCCGCAAGACGAACCAGTTCGAGATTCGCCAGGCCGAGGGCGGTCCGATCAGCATCCGGGTGAAACAACGAGGTAACAAGTAGCACCATCGTCGCGGCGATAGAGCGAGGAGTACCGGGACACCTCGACGGTGAGTATGGGCTTTCCCCGCGGCAAGAAGCGTCTATCAGTGCTGCCCGCAAAAAAAGTGTCAGCCGAGCACGCTTCGGAAATGCGATTGATCAAAGGAAGACGTCATGGCGACCGGTACGGTAAAGTGGTTCAACGCAACGAAGGGCTTCGGGTTCATCGAGCCGGACGACGGCAGCGCCGATGTGTTCGTCCAGGTGGAGCGGGCCGGCATGCGCGGCCTCAACGACGGCCAGAAAATTACCTATGAGCTGGTAAAGGATCGCAAGTCCGGCAAGATGTCTGCGGACAACCTGCAGGCCTGAGTCTAACTGCAGGTGAATGGTCGGATAGGCCGGGTTCGCCCGGACTATCCTTTTTTGCAGGCCGAGATATGTGCGCGGTGCAAGCGCGGGACTTAAATGTTCTGCATGGCAGTATTACCCTCAGAGTGTTCAAGCGGTTCACCTCCTCCCGAACCGCTTGGGTCCGACGGACAGCAGGCTGTCAGTCTCTATCGGACCCCTCCGCCCCTTGCATGTTCAATTAGCGCTGATTGTTGGATGATCGGTGCGCACTCCGGCGGATGGCCATCCGCCGGAGTGCGGACGGCCGGGACCGCAGGCCCCTTGGCTTGAACCGGGGATGAGATTGGTCCGGCCGTCCTCGCGTTTGTCCTGAACAGATGATGGGGAGCAAGTCCCGCATGCAAGGCAAGGTTTCGTTCCAAGAAGACGCGATGCCGGTAGTTTATGCCGGTGTGGACGTGAGTAAAGAGTGGCTTGATGTTCATCTGCATCCGCTGGGCGAAAGCCGGCGGTTTAGCAATGACAAGACCGGCATCCGCCAGCTGAAACGGCTGCTGGCCAGGCATCAGCCCAAAAGCATCGTGATGGAGGCAACCGGCAAGTTCCATCGCCCCGCCCATCGCTCGCTTTGGCTCGATGGCTTTGCCGTCGCCGTGGTCGATCCGCTGCGCGCCCGCATGTTTGCCCGCGCCTGCGGCTATCTCGCCAAGACCGACCGTCTCGATGCCCGTTTCCTGGCGCTCCTGGCCGAGAGCCTGCGCCCGCCGGCCGACACGCCGCCAAGTCCTCACATCGAGGCCTTGCAGGAGCTGGTCAATGCACGATCGGCAGCCAAATGCGACATCACCGCCCTGCAGAACCGCAGCAAGACTGCCACCACCGCCCTTATGCGCGGCGAACTCAACCGCCTCGTGCGTCGGCTGGAACAGCATGTCGAACGTCTCGACAAAGAGATCGAACGATGTGTCGGCGAGGACCCGCAGCTCTGCCGCAAGGCCGAGATCCTCACCTCCATCCCCGGCATCGGCCGCGTCACGGCCCTGGCATTGATGGCCGGCATGGACGAGTTGGGCAGTTGTTCGGGCAAGCAGGCCGCCATGCTGGCAGGGCTTGCACCAATCGCCAACGACAGCGGTGCCCGAACCGGACGTCGTTCCATCCGCGCCGGCAGGCCAGCACCCCGGCGCGCGCTCTACATGGCCGCCTTGTCGGCCCGTCGATACAATCCCGCCCTGGCTCGTTTCGCAGACACGCTCAAAGCCGCAGGAAAACCAGCCAAGGTCATCCTGGTCGCCATCATGCGCAAGCTGCTCGTCTTGGCAAACTGCCTCCTAGCTCACGATCGCATCTGGACACCAAATCCGCCTTGACAACCAACACAGATTCTCATCCCGTGCTGGGCTTTCCGTTGCGCAAGCAGGACGACCGCCACATCCCTCATTACGATTTTTGCCATCTTTATCGATCAAGGACTCACGAGATCGCCCCAATTGTCTTGACGGATCTGTTCTTAGAGCCGGCCGGCCGGCCCCAAGGACGCCATCGACGCATTTAATTTCGATGCGGCTGAGAGGATGCAGACCAGAAGCTTAGAGACATCAGCAGCATCCCCGTTTCGCGAGTACTAGGTTCCCTCGTGATGCTCCATCTGCGCCCGCTGAGGGACAATTAACGTGACCGACACCAAGCGGGTGAAGGTACAGGGGCTGCACGTATTTGCTTCTAGTCGAACTCGAGGAGACCGCTGATCCGGCGTCGCGGTTTCTGGAGTTTTGCGAGGGAGGAGCTCCGCGGGCGGCTGATTGACGGCGACGCCCCCGTCTTACTCTACATCGGCGAGCCTCAGCGTCCTCTTTGGGCCGGCTGTTTTCACAGCATCCGTGCAGCACGCCCGCTCCGCCTTGTAACGTTGTTGTAGTAGCCTGCAGCCTGCTGAACGGATCGATGTCGCGATTGCTCCATCGCTTCCAGAAGAGGGATGTTCCGAATGGCGGCCTCTGTCAGATAGCCTGACCGCAGCCCATGAGCGGAAAACTCCCCCGGCTCCAACCCAGCCATCTCCGCCCGCTGCTTGAGAATGGCATTGACCGACTGCGGATCGATCGCCCGCCGCGACACAGTCCCCCAGCGCCCGATCCCCCGAAACACGCTGCCGCTGTCGATCTTGGCGGCCGCCATCCAGGCATTGAGCGCCTCCACCGGCCGGCCGGTCAGATAGACGACATCGTCTTGCTCACCGGAGCTGGTCTTGGTGCGACCGAGATGGATGGCGAGAGAGGGGAGGGGGGCGCCATTCTCGACTGGGATCGGCACCTCGACGGTCAGTTGCTCGCGGCGCAGTCCGGCGATCTCGCTGCGCCGGCGGCCGCCGGAGGCAAAGGCGACCATCAGGATCGCCCGGTCGCGGAGATCGCGCAGGCTGTCGGTCGCGCAAGTCGCCAGCAGCTTTGCCAGCACGTCGCCGGTGACCGCCTTGGCGCTCTTGCGAAGACGTTGTCTTGGCGCGGCTCGGATCGCCAGCCGAATGGCTGATTTGAGGGCAGGGGAGGCGAACGCGCCGTCGAGGCCGCGCCACTTGGTCAGCGTCGACCAGTTCGCCAGCCGCCGCCGCACTGTGGCTGGCGCGTGTGGACCGACGGATTTGAGAAACCCTTGGCTCCTGAGGCTTTCGTCGACGTCGGCCGGCATACCGTGATCGGGTGCGGAAGCCCGCTTTTCCGGATCCCAGAGGTGATGAGCGACGAATTTTAAGAGCAGCGCTTCGGGCGCCGGCCAGGGCAGCGACTTTTTGGTGGCGGCCAATCCCCAGGCTTCCAGATAGGCGAGATCCGAGGTCAGCGCCCGCAGCGTGTTGTCGCCCATGCCCTGGTTGACGAGATGGCGCAGGGTTTCGACGTCGTCGTCGGTGAGCAGTTCGGCGAGTTCGTCGCGGCGCTCGATCGGCAGCACGGCGGCGATGGTGTCGAGCTCTTCGGCACGGCGCTCGACGGCGGTCAGTGATGTCTTGGCTTTGGCCACGGGCGTCCCAAAAAGTCGCGGGTTTTGGCGGCCTTGAGGGCCGTGATTTGCCCCGATTCTCGCTGATTTGCGGCTCCAGATCAATAACCATCGATAAACGTTGGTTATCGATGGCCAGACGTGGCCTGGAGCATCATGAATAGTGACGGAAGTTAGTGAGACATTGGTTTCCGCAACAGGAAATGACGACGTTAATTCATATGGTTAACGAGGCGCAAACACCACCAGCTTCCGCGAAGTTGGCGGTAAACGGCCCCGCAGAATGAGACCATAGGCAATCGAGGCAGACCGAACCTGCCACCCGACGCGGCGGTAAGCTCGGCAGACCACTGACCGAACTGCTATGTAAGCGGAGTTCCGGCCGATCGCTCGTTCCGGCCTATGCCGCTTCCCAAACCTGGTTCAGGATTTTTGCCGCGAGCGCCGCCTTATCCTGCGGCAGGAAACGACTGTAGTGCTGCTGCACAACATCCGGAGTATCTTGGATAGCGTAGCTCGCCTGTTCGTAGGAGCCCGTCTGCTTGAGGATATGGGTCGCGAGAATATCCCGCACGTTGTGCGGCCCGTGCGGCAGCAGGCCCTTGATGGCGCCGCGACCGGTATACGGATTGTAGATCCCGTATCGTTGGATGACGGTCCGCCAGGCTTCGTAGAAGGTCGTAGAGTCGTAAGCGGCGTCGAGGCTGGTCGTCTTGACCGTCTTTACGAACAAGGTGCCGGGATCCTTTGCGCCGGCGAGCAGCACACCGCGGTGTCGATCGATATAGGCTTCCAGGTATTTATAGAGATCGAGAAGGTCCGGCAGGATCAGCCGGAACGGTTTCTGGCCAAAGAAGGACGAGCCGAAATTCTTGAAGGCGACGGACGGGATGAGCACTTCCCAGCCACGCTCGCGGTCGCTCCAGCGCAGCTCGCCGCACTTCATGCCTTCCAGCCGGCGCTCCGCCGTCGGAAAATGACCGCTCGGGCAGACGCGCAGCTGCCGGAGGTTCTTCTGCCGCAGCCCCAGATGAAGTCCGAGCCGAAGCATCAGGAAGGAGCGGACAGCTTCCGCCGCCTGCCGTGGATAGTGGTCTTCGTCCGGCATGCGCGTCAGGATCTCGTCGGTGATCTTGCGGTATTCCGCCAGCGGACTGTCCGCTTCGAGGATCACCATGATCGGCTCGAACGGATCGCGATGCACCCGCATGACCCGCTGCACTTCCTTCGAGCGATTAGCAGCATGCCGATGAAACGCGTCGCAGGCGCCATGCCAGTCGCGCGAAGCGAATTCGATCTCCTCTGGCGCGATCAAGCCTTCGATCGGGCGAACGTTCTTCAGAAGCTCCGGATGCTGCCGGATCCAGCCGACCTCGGCACGGGTGAGGGCTTGGGCGACCATCAGCATGTCTTCTTCCCACTTGGTGTAGAAGCCGCGTCGCTGCTCACGCCATTGCAAATACCAATCCCAGACACCCGGGAAAATCAGCATGCCGAAGGTCAGCTGGCTGAGCGGGACGCCGCGGCCTTTGACGATGCCGGCGGGTGAGGCGGCCAGCGCCCCGAACATTAGTCCAAGATGCTCGACCTTCTGGGATGCCGTTTCCTCACCCCACACGCCATTGCGCTGAAAGCCGATCGCCGTCAGTGTCGAGGTCTTGAAGCGGATCAGGTCCGCCATCTCCATCGCCAACCGCGGCGGCGCGTCGACTACGCCGGAAAGAAGGTCCGGATCCTCGAAGGATTCGTCCGCACTGGGACTGGTGCCACT
It contains:
- a CDS encoding NYN domain-containing protein, whose translation is MPSETRSPRLAVLIDADNTSAKIADGLFEEVAKIGEASVRRIYGDFSGTRSKGWADVLAKHAIIPQQQFAYTTGKNASDITLVIDAMDLLHSGRFDGFCLVSSDSDFTRLAARIREQGVDVFGFGEQKTPESFRQACRRFVYTENLLPGAIKDEQNTASTDKPLQPATSAVPLIKKVLSQEDSDDGWVNLGTVGKQLLNLAPDFDPRTFGFRKLSDLIRKTNQFEIRQAEGGPISIRVKQRGNK
- a CDS encoding cold-shock protein; this encodes MATGTVKWFNATKGFGFIEPDDGSADVFVQVERAGMRGLNDGQKITYELVKDRKSGKMSADNLQA
- a CDS encoding IS110 family transposase, coding for MQGKVSFQEDAMPVVYAGVDVSKEWLDVHLHPLGESRRFSNDKTGIRQLKRLLARHQPKSIVMEATGKFHRPAHRSLWLDGFAVAVVDPLRARMFARACGYLAKTDRLDARFLALLAESLRPPADTPPSPHIEALQELVNARSAAKCDITALQNRSKTATTALMRGELNRLVRRLEQHVERLDKEIERCVGEDPQLCRKAEILTSIPGIGRVTALALMAGMDELGSCSGKQAAMLAGLAPIANDSGARTGRRSIRAGRPAPRRALYMAALSARRYNPALARFADTLKAAGKPAKVILVAIMRKLLVLANCLLAHDRIWTPNPP
- a CDS encoding site-specific integrase — translated: MAKAKTSLTAVERRAEELDTIAAVLPIERRDELAELLTDDDVETLRHLVNQGMGDNTLRALTSDLAYLEAWGLAATKKSLPWPAPEALLLKFVAHHLWDPEKRASAPDHGMPADVDESLRSQGFLKSVGPHAPATVRRRLANWSTLTKWRGLDGAFASPALKSAIRLAIRAAPRQRLRKSAKAVTGDVLAKLLATCATDSLRDLRDRAILMVAFASGGRRRSEIAGLRREQLTVEVPIPVENGAPLPSLAIHLGRTKTSSGEQDDVVYLTGRPVEALNAWMAAAKIDSGSVFRGIGRWGTVSRRAIDPQSVNAILKQRAEMAGLEPGEFSAHGLRSGYLTEAAIRNIPLLEAMEQSRHRSVQQAAGYYNNVTRRSGRAARML